Genomic segment of Novipirellula artificiosorum:
GCGTGTCAGCCGGTCGGCCAAGGTCTCGTCGCCCATCGGGAACACCATCACAAAATGGCCATCGATGAACCTCGCATCTTTCAGCTTCAAGATTCCGGGATGGTCCAACTTGGCCATGATCCGCACTTCACGCTGCAAATCATCGATGGTTTGCGAGTTGGCCAGATGCCGGCTGTCAGGGATTTTTAGTGCCACACGCCGATCTTCGATGGTATCGTAAGCGGAATAGACGGTCGCAAAACCTCCCTCGCCTAACCGGCTGGCGATTCGATACTTGTCCAAACGTGCTCCCACGCGTAGCTGCTTCGGAGCATCCGCTTCTTCGCTATAAATTCTCAAAGATACAGCCACTGGCGACCTGTTGGTGAACATGGAAGGGGGACGATGCGTAAAGGGGTGATCGTCTGGAGTGCCGCGTTTGTTACAATATTAGTGGTCCTTCGCGGGAAAGGAGTGGTGCGAGCGCCACGCTCATTCCGTATAATCGGCATGCTTTGACGCCAAGACCCTTGGCGTTAGGGCCACCGGTGGCCCAGGTCATTGTGCCGACAGGTTCCCTGTGGAGCCTGGTTCCCAGCCGTTCGAGGTGCTGAACAAACGCATCTTCGTCATTCCCACCCCCTCTCCTTGTTCCATTGAGGCATCTGCTATGTCCCGTTCCAAATTCGCGGTGAATCGCCGTCAAGTTCTCGCCGCTGGCCTCGCCACGGGTTTGACCACCGCCGTTGCCCCGCGCGGGCTATGGGCCGCTAACGCCAACAGCGAAATCAACGTCGGCTTTATCAGTTGTGGTGGGCGTGCCATGCAATTGATCAGCAAATTCACACAAGTCGAAGGCGTCAACATCGCTGGCCTTTGCGATCCCGATGAAAAACGCTTGGACGCGGCCAAAGAACAGTTCCCGAAAGCTACGGGATGGACCGACTTACGAGATCTGATCAACAGTGACTCGATCGATGTCGTGGTGGTCGCGACCTGCAATCATTGGCACTGTTTGGCCGCGATCATGGCCATGGAAGCGGGCAAAGACGTTTATGTCGAAAAGCCATTGTCGCACAGCCAATGGGAAGGAGTCCAAACGGTCGCAGCCTCACGCAAATACGATCGGATTTGTCAGATCGGAACCCAGCAACGGTCCGATCCGATGCAGGCGGAGATCAAGGATTTTCTTCACAAACAAAAAGCGATTGGCGAGATCACGTCCGCGCGAGTCAATCGGTACGGCATTCGTCCGTCGATTGGCAAACGCAGCACGCCATTGGAAATCGAAAAGAACGTTGCCTACGATCTGTGGCTCGGCCCTGCTCAAGATGAACCGATCTACCGTGAAAAGCTGCATTACGACTGGCATTGGGACTTTAACACCGGCAGCGGCGAAATGGGCAACTGGGGCGTCCACGTCCTGGATGACCTTCGCAACAACGTTTTTCAAGATTCCGTGGCACTGCCAAAGCGGATCTTTGGTGGTGGCGGGCGGGTCGGATTGAACGATGCGGGCAACACGCCGAACGTTCATTTTACCTACTTTGATACCGGATCGATCCCCGTCGTCATCGGTTTGTCGGGCTTGCCTTCCGAAAAGGGCGGCAAAAGCAGCCCCAAGCATCCAGGTCCTGGCAGCGGATACATCGCCTATTGCGAAGGTGGACGTTTGGAAGGCCAACGAGGTGGTGCGTCCGCCTATGACAACGATGGCAAAAAGATCAAGGTCTTCAAAGGGGATTCGGGCGAAGGCAAACTCGCGGAGTCCCACCAAGCCAACTTCATTCGCGCGGTTCGCGAACATGACCGGTCGATCCAGAATGCTGAAATCAAGATCGGCAACGATTCGACCGGCTGGTGTAACTTGGCCAACATCGCTTACCGATCGGGTTCGCCTTTGACTGCTGCCGATGCCAACGGGCTGAAGCAACCTCAGTGGCAATCGTTGTTGGGAGAGATGCGGGCTCATTTGGCTGCCAACGACATCAAAATGGTGGATGGCGAGATCAAGCTCAGCCCGATGTTGGAGCTGGATCCCGAAACGGAACGTTTTGTCGGTGAGCATGCCGAAGCTGGCAACGCACTGCTGAAACGCCAGTACCGTTCGGGTTACGAAGTGCCGCAAATCGTTTGATTTTTGCACGAGCCGCGTCACGTCCAAGGCGACGAAACTCTCGAACACCGGTGGAAACACCGGTGGGCTCTGCGACGCCCTTTCGGGGTCGCTGTCTGGACGCGGCGGCGTTTCCCCGGGTCCGCTTGCAGCGACCCGGGGCTGCCATCTTTGATGCCGTTGGCATCATCAATAAAATCGACGTCCCCAGCGGAAGGGGGCGAGCGAAGCGAGGGGGGCAGCAACCGAAGACCCTCTTCCAGCGTTCAAACGCCGACCTCTCGCAAAGGGCTCGTTGTACCACATAAGTTAGACGCTTGAAAAATTTTTTGCACCTGGCCCAAAAGCGTTCCATGCGTTGGACAGGTCGTAGGATCTCTGGATTCCAACCCAAAGCGTTTGCGTCCCAGGATCGTTCTTTGGTCGATCGATGAAGCCGC
This window contains:
- a CDS encoding Gfo/Idh/MocA family protein — protein: MSRSKFAVNRRQVLAAGLATGLTTAVAPRGLWAANANSEINVGFISCGGRAMQLISKFTQVEGVNIAGLCDPDEKRLDAAKEQFPKATGWTDLRDLINSDSIDVVVVATCNHWHCLAAIMAMEAGKDVYVEKPLSHSQWEGVQTVAASRKYDRICQIGTQQRSDPMQAEIKDFLHKQKAIGEITSARVNRYGIRPSIGKRSTPLEIEKNVAYDLWLGPAQDEPIYREKLHYDWHWDFNTGSGEMGNWGVHVLDDLRNNVFQDSVALPKRIFGGGGRVGLNDAGNTPNVHFTYFDTGSIPVVIGLSGLPSEKGGKSSPKHPGPGSGYIAYCEGGRLEGQRGGASAYDNDGKKIKVFKGDSGEGKLAESHQANFIRAVREHDRSIQNAEIKIGNDSTGWCNLANIAYRSGSPLTAADANGLKQPQWQSLLGEMRAHLAANDIKMVDGEIKLSPMLELDPETERFVGEHAEAGNALLKRQYRSGYEVPQIV